A DNA window from Vigna angularis cultivar LongXiaoDou No.4 chromosome 1, ASM1680809v1, whole genome shotgun sequence contains the following coding sequences:
- the LOC108346560 gene encoding protein NRT1/ PTR FAMILY 1.2 isoform X2: protein MILYLLQEYHFEPATAAIVIFLWSAFTNFLPIFCAFLSDCWLGRFSVVALGTVIHLVGLVVLWLTAIIRHARPQCDIEPCANPTGSQLLILFSSLILMALGAAGIRSCTLAFTADQINNPENSRNESTMKSFFNWYYVSVGLSVTISMTFIVYIQVKTGWIVGFGISTGLMSFSAILFFLGSSIYIKVKPNKSLFAGFAQVIAAAWKNRHLPLPPKNSDLWYFHNGSNFVQPTDKVRFLNKACMIKNKEKDLDCDGMAKEPWSVCTVRQVEELKAIIKVLPIWSTGIIIATTISQQPFSVIQAETMNRVVLNMEIPPTNFAAFIFVTLTLWVVLYDRILLPLLPKERVLTVKQRMGIGLVISCLASMVATLVEKKRRNEAIKEGFLDNQRGVVNMTAMWLVPQFCLYGLAQGLNFIGQLEFYYSQFPKTMSSVAVSLCTLGLGVGNLVGSLIVKVVKDGTKKGGKDSWLASNINRGHYDYYYGLLFILNLANLLCFCIWSRAYGSTQDIKYWDEEIHTKFISKKNTNTK, encoded by the exons ATGATATTGTACTTGCTACAGGAGTACCATTTTGAACCTGCAACTGCAGCCATTGTAATATTCCTGTGGAGTGCCTTCACAAATTTTTTGCCCATCTTTTGTGCTTTCCTTTCTGACTGTTGGCTCGGACGATTTTCTGTTGTTGCACTGGGAACAGTCATACACCTTGTT GGCTTAGTTGTGTTGTGGCTCACTGCTATTATCAGGCATGCAAGGCCTCAGTGTGATATAGAACCTTGTGCAAACCCAACAGGATCTCAACTCctgattcttttttcttcattgaTTCTCATGGCTCTTGGAGCCGCTGGAATTAGGTCGTGTACCTTAGCCTTTACTGCCGACCAAATCAACAACCCTGAAAACTCACGAAACGAGAGTACcatgaagagtttcttcaattGGTATTATGTTTCGGTTGGCCTTTCCGTAACGATTTCAATGACATTTATAGTGTATATTCAAGTTAAGACAGGGTGGATTGTGGGTTTTGGAATTTCGACGGGGCTTATGTCATTTTCAGCTATCTTGTTTTTTCTGGGTTCTTCCATATATATCAAAGTGAAACCAAACAAGAGCCTGTTCGCGGGCTTTGCCCAAGTGATTGCAGCAGCTTGGAAAAACAGACACTTACCTTTACCTCCAAAGAACTCCGACCTTTGGTATTTCCACAATGGCTCTAATTTTGTTCAACCTACAGACAAAGTAAG GTTCTTGAACAAGGCTTGCATGATAAAGAACAAAGAGAAAGATTTGGACTGTGATGGGATGGCCAAAGAGCCATGGAGTGTGTGTACAGTGAGACAAGTAGAGGAATTGAAAGCCATAATCAAAGTCCTTCCGATTTGGTCTACCGGCATAATAATTGCTACTACCATAAGCCAACAACCATTTTCAGTGATTCAAGCAGAAACCATGAACAGAGTGGTGTTGAATATGGAAATCCCACCGACCAACTTCGCTGCATTTATATTCGTGACTTTGACCCTATGGGTGGTTTTGTATGATCGAATTTTACTCCCATTGCTCCCTAAGGAGCGAGTACTCACTGTAAAACAACGAATGGGAATTGGGTTAGTGATTTCATGCTTGGCTAGTATGGTGGCGACATTGgtagagaagaagagaagaaatgaaGCAATAAAGGAAGGGTTTTTGGACAACCAGAGAGGAGTGGTGAACATGACAGCCATGTGGTTGGTGCCACAATTCTGCCTATATGGTTTAGCACAAGGTCTTAATTTCATCGGACAACTTGAGTTTTATTACTCTCAGTTTCCGAAAACGATGTCTAGTGTTGCTGTTTCGCTGTGTACCCTTGGCCTTGGAGTAGGGAACTTGGTCGGAAGCCTGATTGTGAAGGTTGTGAAAGATGGAACGAAGAAAGGAGGAAAAGATAGTTGGCTAGCATCAAATATTAACAGAGGACACTATGATTACTACTATGGCCTACTTTTCATTCTAAATTTGGCTAATTTGCTATGCTTTTGCATATGGAGCAGGGCTTATGGGAGTACTCAGGATATAAAATATTGGGATGAAGAGATTCATACAAAATTCATATCTAAGAAAAACACCAACACAAAATag
- the LOC108346560 gene encoding protein NRT1/ PTR FAMILY 1.2 isoform X1, whose product MEQNKGIELVERKRGGFRTIPLIIANETFEKIAIVGLRVNMILYLLQEYHFEPATAAIVIFLWSAFTNFLPIFCAFLSDCWLGRFSVVALGTVIHLVGLVVLWLTAIIRHARPQCDIEPCANPTGSQLLILFSSLILMALGAAGIRSCTLAFTADQINNPENSRNESTMKSFFNWYYVSVGLSVTISMTFIVYIQVKTGWIVGFGISTGLMSFSAILFFLGSSIYIKVKPNKSLFAGFAQVIAAAWKNRHLPLPPKNSDLWYFHNGSNFVQPTDKVRFLNKACMIKNKEKDLDCDGMAKEPWSVCTVRQVEELKAIIKVLPIWSTGIIIATTISQQPFSVIQAETMNRVVLNMEIPPTNFAAFIFVTLTLWVVLYDRILLPLLPKERVLTVKQRMGIGLVISCLASMVATLVEKKRRNEAIKEGFLDNQRGVVNMTAMWLVPQFCLYGLAQGLNFIGQLEFYYSQFPKTMSSVAVSLCTLGLGVGNLVGSLIVKVVKDGTKKGGKDSWLASNINRGHYDYYYGLLFILNLANLLCFCIWSRAYGSTQDIKYWDEEIHTKFISKKNTNTK is encoded by the exons ATGGAGCAGAATAAAGGCATTGAACTAGTTGAAAGGAAAAGGGGTGGTTTCAGAACCATTCCCTTAATCATAG CAAATGAGACCTTTGAAAAGATTGCAATAGTGGGGCTTCGTGTAAACATGATATTGTACTTGCTACAGGAGTACCATTTTGAACCTGCAACTGCAGCCATTGTAATATTCCTGTGGAGTGCCTTCACAAATTTTTTGCCCATCTTTTGTGCTTTCCTTTCTGACTGTTGGCTCGGACGATTTTCTGTTGTTGCACTGGGAACAGTCATACACCTTGTT GGCTTAGTTGTGTTGTGGCTCACTGCTATTATCAGGCATGCAAGGCCTCAGTGTGATATAGAACCTTGTGCAAACCCAACAGGATCTCAACTCctgattcttttttcttcattgaTTCTCATGGCTCTTGGAGCCGCTGGAATTAGGTCGTGTACCTTAGCCTTTACTGCCGACCAAATCAACAACCCTGAAAACTCACGAAACGAGAGTACcatgaagagtttcttcaattGGTATTATGTTTCGGTTGGCCTTTCCGTAACGATTTCAATGACATTTATAGTGTATATTCAAGTTAAGACAGGGTGGATTGTGGGTTTTGGAATTTCGACGGGGCTTATGTCATTTTCAGCTATCTTGTTTTTTCTGGGTTCTTCCATATATATCAAAGTGAAACCAAACAAGAGCCTGTTCGCGGGCTTTGCCCAAGTGATTGCAGCAGCTTGGAAAAACAGACACTTACCTTTACCTCCAAAGAACTCCGACCTTTGGTATTTCCACAATGGCTCTAATTTTGTTCAACCTACAGACAAAGTAAG GTTCTTGAACAAGGCTTGCATGATAAAGAACAAAGAGAAAGATTTGGACTGTGATGGGATGGCCAAAGAGCCATGGAGTGTGTGTACAGTGAGACAAGTAGAGGAATTGAAAGCCATAATCAAAGTCCTTCCGATTTGGTCTACCGGCATAATAATTGCTACTACCATAAGCCAACAACCATTTTCAGTGATTCAAGCAGAAACCATGAACAGAGTGGTGTTGAATATGGAAATCCCACCGACCAACTTCGCTGCATTTATATTCGTGACTTTGACCCTATGGGTGGTTTTGTATGATCGAATTTTACTCCCATTGCTCCCTAAGGAGCGAGTACTCACTGTAAAACAACGAATGGGAATTGGGTTAGTGATTTCATGCTTGGCTAGTATGGTGGCGACATTGgtagagaagaagagaagaaatgaaGCAATAAAGGAAGGGTTTTTGGACAACCAGAGAGGAGTGGTGAACATGACAGCCATGTGGTTGGTGCCACAATTCTGCCTATATGGTTTAGCACAAGGTCTTAATTTCATCGGACAACTTGAGTTTTATTACTCTCAGTTTCCGAAAACGATGTCTAGTGTTGCTGTTTCGCTGTGTACCCTTGGCCTTGGAGTAGGGAACTTGGTCGGAAGCCTGATTGTGAAGGTTGTGAAAGATGGAACGAAGAAAGGAGGAAAAGATAGTTGGCTAGCATCAAATATTAACAGAGGACACTATGATTACTACTATGGCCTACTTTTCATTCTAAATTTGGCTAATTTGCTATGCTTTTGCATATGGAGCAGGGCTTATGGGAGTACTCAGGATATAAAATATTGGGATGAAGAGATTCATACAAAATTCATATCTAAGAAAAACACCAACACAAAATag